The Streptococcus equi subsp. equi nucleotide sequence TTTTTTGAGGAGAAATTGAAAACGTTTTAATGATTTTCTGAGCTATTGTTCACCAAATAGCCCAGCTATTCCCTGAGGTGAGGATACCTTGAGCTAGAAGCTAGCTTAGATAGCCTTATTAATAGCTGCTGCTTAGCTTGCTTAGAGCTTTGGTTGAGCTTTTGGCATTCTTTAAGCTCATAGAAAAGTGCTTTCTATTTTAATTGTTTTGGTTTATAATATGGGTTACGAGGTAATGAGACTATGAAAATAATTGAAAAATCATCAAAATTAGAACACGTAGCCTACGATATTCGAGGTCCAGTCCTGGACGAGGCTAATCGTATGATAGCTAATGGTGAAAAGATCCTTCGATTAAATACAGGTAACCCAGCAGCCTTTGGCTTTGAGGCTCCAGATGAGGTTATTCGTGATTTGATTCTCAATGCTCGCTCCAGCGAGGGCTATTCTGATAGCAAGGGGATTTTTTCAGCTCGTAAGGCCATCATGCAATATTGTCAGCTAAAGGGCTTTCCTGATGTTGACATTGATGATATTTATTTGGGAAATGGTGTCTCAGAGCTGATTTCGATGTCTCTTCAAGCCTTGCTCGATAATGGTGATGAGGTGCTGGTGCCAATGCCTGACTATCCCCTTTGGACAGCCTGTGTCAGCCTAGGTGGTGGGCATGCGGTGCATTACCTGTGTGATGAAGAGGCTGAATGGTATCCTGATATTGCTGACATAAAAGCCAAGATCACTGAGCGCACAAAAGCTATCGTCATTATCAATCCCAATAACCCAACAGGTGCTCTCTACCCTCGAGAGGTCTTAGAGGAGATTGTTGCAATTGCCAGAGAGCATCAGCTTATCATTTTTGCAGATGAGATTTATGATCGTTTGGTCATGGACGGTGGGGAGCATATCGCAATTGCCAGCCTTGCACCTGATGTTTTTTGCGTGTCAATGAATGGGC carries:
- the alaT gene encoding aspartate aminotransferase; translation: MKIIEKSSKLEHVAYDIRGPVLDEANRMIANGEKILRLNTGNPAAFGFEAPDEVIRDLILNARSSEGYSDSKGIFSARKAIMQYCQLKGFPDVDIDDIYLGNGVSELISMSLQALLDNGDEVLVPMPDYPLWTACVSLGGGHAVHYLCDEEAEWYPDIADIKAKITERTKAIVIINPNNPTGALYPREVLEEIVAIAREHQLIIFADEIYDRLVMDGGEHIAIASLAPDVFCVSMNGLSKSHRIAGFRVGWMVLSGPKRHVRGYIEGLNMLANMRLCSNVLAQQVVQTSLGGRQSVDELLLPGGRIFEQRNFIYQAINAIPGLSAVKPKAGLYLFPKIDRNMYRIDDDEEFVLQLLKQEKVMLVHGRGFNWKEPDHFRVVYLPTVEELADVQEKITHVLKQYKR